From Mya arenaria isolate MELC-2E11 chromosome 1, ASM2691426v1, a single genomic window includes:
- the LOC128240009 gene encoding uncharacterized protein DDB_G0287625-like isoform X2, giving the protein MKTSLPADCMSWCIGYLTNKGVESIIQRNKVADCPDLGPLEHGNYINVSNYRHGNTVTFTCDEGYRLVGMNTSTCEDFKTWSTPVPVCEEVKVFVSAGWRNATIVQAPFIVILLIILILMVYYIVRLRMRQSPKDEESAVNGAALNADKSAVGSVVEQKETDTRSYSLKSNSSEDSGIESSRESRTVSEERGGAIGRGLDTERDTLSGRDTHGPPSRGAASEPNIDQDGGIGSAPSTKRAESEPNRESHPRTRSCHAGERHSGESDTGESDAGERHKPTHGNTDRSQGDGVPYTYNIIDNSTTVSSVAFHVNSNNIDIRETLNYKSGDRNSSSVAYKSNNDSNNVRSNNTENDKDNVGPRKSETAAAPNDASSCTGRNSPQTGSVDLARAAKNQVPADDIKFGTPESNLTKCQQPEEQGGPSELITNSEKCYHSKSSPTQLNVQLSDASAALGDNATDPDNSERDPLLTR; this is encoded by the exons ATGAAAACGTCGCTTCCGGCGGACTGCATGTCATGGTGTATAG GCTATTTGACGAACAAAGGCGTGGAATCTATCATACAAAGAAACAAAG TTGCCGACTGTCCAGACCTAGGCCCGCTTGAACATGGAAACTACATAAATGTTTCTAATTATCGTCACGGAAATACCGTTACGTTTACGTGTGATGAGGGATACCGGCTGGTCGGCATGAACACGTCAACGTGCGAGGACTTCAAGACGTGGTCCACTCCTGTGCCCGTGTGTGAAG aggttaaagtgtttgtttccgCCGGCTGGCGGAATGCAACGATCGTACAGGCGCCTTTCATCGTTATCCTTCTGATTATTCTGATCCTTATGGTGTACTATATTGTTCGTCTGCGCATGCGACAATCTCCGAAGGATGAAGAAAGTGCGGTCAATGGGGCAGCCCTCAACGCCGACAAAAGTGCGGTCGGTTCTGTAGTTGAACAAAAAGAAACGGATACAAGAAGTTATTCTTTGAAATCAAATAGTAGCGAAGATTCTGGGATTGAGAGCAGCCGGGAAAGCCGAACTGTTAGTGAAGAAAGAGGTGGTGCCATAGGAAGGGGCCTTGACACGGAGCGCGATACCTTATCTGGAAGAGACACACACGGACCCCCCAGCAGAGGAGCCGCAAGTGAACCAAACATAGATCAGGACGGCGGGATAGGGAGTGCTCCTTCAACGAAGCGCGCCGAAAGTGAACCCAATAGGGAGTCCCACCCCCGCACAAGAAGTTGTCACGCAGGCGAACGTCATTCAGGCGAAAGTGACACAGGTGAAAGTGACGCGGGCGAACGGCACAAACCCACACACGGCAACACCGATAGATCACAAg GAGATGGAGTGCCATACACgtataatattattgataattCAACGACCGTTAGCAGCGTGGCGTTCCACGTGAATAGTAATAATATAGATATCCGTGAAACATTAAACTACAAATCAGGTGATAGAAATTCTTCGTCTGTGGCGTATAAATCTAACAACGACAGTAACAACGTCAGAAGCAACAACACCGAGAATGATAAAGACAACGTTGGACCTCGCAAATCGGAAACAGCGGCCGCTCCAAATGACGCATCTAGCTGCACCGGCCGAAACTCGCCACAAACCGGAAGTGTTGATCTCGCACGCGCCGCTAAGAACCAAGTTCCTGCAGACGATATTAAGTTCGGAACTCCGGAATCGAATCTGACAAAGTGCCAGCAGCCGGAAGAGCAAGGTGGGCCGTCTGAATTGATCACAAATTCAGAAAAATGTTACCACAGTAAAAGCTCTCCTACTCAGCTGAATGTCCAGCTAAGCGACGCGAGTGCCGCCCTCGGTGATAACGCTACGGATCCAGACAATTCCGAAAGGGACCCATTGCTCACACGCTAG
- the LOC128240009 gene encoding uncharacterized protein LOC128240009 isoform X1 — protein sequence MTLASQLPWLPWILAVFLRVSLGSVVFSGTPCYTDICSTEKFCDDGVRHCRLCDDIRDDCMKTSLPADCMSWCIGYLTNKGVESIIQRNKVADCPDLGPLEHGNYINVSNYRHGNTVTFTCDEGYRLVGMNTSTCEDFKTWSTPVPVCEEVKVFVSAGWRNATIVQAPFIVILLIILILMVYYIVRLRMRQSPKDEESAVNGAALNADKSAVGSVVEQKETDTRSYSLKSNSSEDSGIESSRESRTVSEERGGAIGRGLDTERDTLSGRDTHGPPSRGAASEPNIDQDGGIGSAPSTKRAESEPNRESHPRTRSCHAGERHSGESDTGESDAGERHKPTHGNTDRSQGDGVPYTYNIIDNSTTVSSVAFHVNSNNIDIRETLNYKSGDRNSSSVAYKSNNDSNNVRSNNTENDKDNVGPRKSETAAAPNDASSCTGRNSPQTGSVDLARAAKNQVPADDIKFGTPESNLTKCQQPEEQGGPSELITNSEKCYHSKSSPTQLNVQLSDASAALGDNATDPDNSERDPLLTR from the exons CTTTGGCGTCCCAACTTCCCTGGTTACCATGGATACTAGCTGTTTTTCTGCGGGTGTCACTGGGCAGTGTGGTATTCAGTGGAACACCCTGTTACACGGACATCTGTTCCAC TGAGAAGTTCTGTGATGATGGAGTGCGGCACTGCCGACTGTGTGACGACATCCGGGATGACTGTATGAAAACGTCGCTTCCGGCGGACTGCATGTCATGGTGTATAG GCTATTTGACGAACAAAGGCGTGGAATCTATCATACAAAGAAACAAAG TTGCCGACTGTCCAGACCTAGGCCCGCTTGAACATGGAAACTACATAAATGTTTCTAATTATCGTCACGGAAATACCGTTACGTTTACGTGTGATGAGGGATACCGGCTGGTCGGCATGAACACGTCAACGTGCGAGGACTTCAAGACGTGGTCCACTCCTGTGCCCGTGTGTGAAG aggttaaagtgtttgtttccgCCGGCTGGCGGAATGCAACGATCGTACAGGCGCCTTTCATCGTTATCCTTCTGATTATTCTGATCCTTATGGTGTACTATATTGTTCGTCTGCGCATGCGACAATCTCCGAAGGATGAAGAAAGTGCGGTCAATGGGGCAGCCCTCAACGCCGACAAAAGTGCGGTCGGTTCTGTAGTTGAACAAAAAGAAACGGATACAAGAAGTTATTCTTTGAAATCAAATAGTAGCGAAGATTCTGGGATTGAGAGCAGCCGGGAAAGCCGAACTGTTAGTGAAGAAAGAGGTGGTGCCATAGGAAGGGGCCTTGACACGGAGCGCGATACCTTATCTGGAAGAGACACACACGGACCCCCCAGCAGAGGAGCCGCAAGTGAACCAAACATAGATCAGGACGGCGGGATAGGGAGTGCTCCTTCAACGAAGCGCGCCGAAAGTGAACCCAATAGGGAGTCCCACCCCCGCACAAGAAGTTGTCACGCAGGCGAACGTCATTCAGGCGAAAGTGACACAGGTGAAAGTGACGCGGGCGAACGGCACAAACCCACACACGGCAACACCGATAGATCACAAg GAGATGGAGTGCCATACACgtataatattattgataattCAACGACCGTTAGCAGCGTGGCGTTCCACGTGAATAGTAATAATATAGATATCCGTGAAACATTAAACTACAAATCAGGTGATAGAAATTCTTCGTCTGTGGCGTATAAATCTAACAACGACAGTAACAACGTCAGAAGCAACAACACCGAGAATGATAAAGACAACGTTGGACCTCGCAAATCGGAAACAGCGGCCGCTCCAAATGACGCATCTAGCTGCACCGGCCGAAACTCGCCACAAACCGGAAGTGTTGATCTCGCACGCGCCGCTAAGAACCAAGTTCCTGCAGACGATATTAAGTTCGGAACTCCGGAATCGAATCTGACAAAGTGCCAGCAGCCGGAAGAGCAAGGTGGGCCGTCTGAATTGATCACAAATTCAGAAAAATGTTACCACAGTAAAAGCTCTCCTACTCAGCTGAATGTCCAGCTAAGCGACGCGAGTGCCGCCCTCGGTGATAACGCTACGGATCCAGACAATTCCGAAAGGGACCCATTGCTCACACGCTAG